From Pempheris klunzingeri isolate RE-2024b chromosome 16, fPemKlu1.hap1, whole genome shotgun sequence, a single genomic window includes:
- the LOC139215760 gene encoding secretagogin-like, protein MDSLDAAGFLQIWQHFDVDDHGYIEGKQLDAFFQLMLSKFGMKREEITEDHVRRLRQRFMSAYDGTAEGRLQIQELATTMLPEDENFLLLFRREAPLDNSVEFMRIWRNYDTDSSGYISAAELKGFLQDLFLQHRKSITPDKLEAYTDTMMKMFDKNRDGRLDLNDLARILALKENFLLKFKMDACSQEDRRRDFEKIFAHYDVSKTGALEGPEVDGFVKDMMELVKPSISGTDLDRFRKALMGHCDINRDGKIQKNELALCLGLKLR, encoded by the exons ATGGACAGCCTGGACGCTGCAGGTTTCTTACAGATCTGGCAACACTTTGACGTGGATG ATCACGGCTACATCGAAGGGAAGCAGCTGGACGCCTTCTTTCAACTCATGCTCAGCAAATTTGGGATGAAG AGGGAGGAGATAACGGAGGACCACGTCAGGCGACTGAGACAAAGATTCATGTCTGCTTATGACGGCACAGCTGAAGGACGTCTGCAGATACAGGAG CTGGCCACCACGATGCTGCCGGAGGACGAGAACTTCCTGCTTCTGTTTCGCAGAGAGGCGCCGCTGGACAACAGCGTGGAGTTCATGAGG ATCTGGAGAAACTACGACACCGACAGCAGCGGCTACATCTCAGCTGCCGAGCTCAAG GGCTTCCTCCAGGACCTCTTCCTCCAGCACAGGAAGTCCATCACCCCCGACAAGCTGGAGGCGTACACGGACACCATG ATGAAGATGTTTGATAAGAACAGGGACGGCAGGCTGGACCTTAATGACCTGGCCAG AATCTTGGCCCTGAAAGAGAACTTCTTACTCAAGTTCAAGATGGAC GCCTGCAgtcaggaggacaggaggagagactTTGAGAAGATATTTGCTCACTATGATGTC agtaaGACAGGTGCGTTAGAGGGCCCGGAGGTGGACGGATTTGTCAAGGACATGATGGAGCTGGTGAAG ccCAGCATCAGTGGCACAGACCTGGACAGGTTCAGGAAGGCCCTGATGGGTCACTGTGACATCAACAGAGACGGAAAGATCCAGAAGAACGAGCTGGCGCTCTGCCTCGGCCTCAAGCTCCGCTAA
- the LOC139215153 gene encoding F-actin-uncapping protein LRRC16A — translation MSEEKTDVPSELLESVREAVGRRVKLTLRRKVQLEVKGDKVENRVLALASHRAYLLTARVPSKVEHSFSYLDIQGISSNKPTQLVLEYERGPWSLRLGSVDEVDEVIAHIGSCLQRICPTGSPAKVMRKMSLKPPERTAALQATWEGQGSADLGPCGGFSHQYWCVCDHLGVPYREEVQWDVDTIYLTQDTRELNLQDFIHLENRDLVAIIAALEYNQWFTKLSTKDFKVSTDVCEQILRVVARSSRLEELVLDNAGLRSDFAQKLASALSHNPASTLHTLSLSNNSLEDKGVSALSAQLAKLPMGLKHLNLSRTSMSPKGVNSLCQALCANPAVATALTHLDLSGNSLRGDDLQNLHSFLSHSNCLETLDLSNSDCSLEQICASLLRGSLKHLSVLNMSKTVFSHRKCKEIPSSFKQFFSSAQNLSSVSLSGTRLPLEALKALLLGLGCNPNLSDVSLDLSCCELRSGGSQILEGCVAEIPNISSLDISDNGLDMDLTTLLVWLAKNRSIRHLSLGKNFNNIKSKNVAHVLDNLVHMIQEEDSPLTSLSLADSKLKADLSIVLNALGSNTSLTKVDISGNAMGDMGAKMLAKALQINSKLRTVVWDRNNVSPQGLQDVAAALEKNYTIRFMPIPIMDAAQALKASPEKTEDALLKMEQYLLRNHETRKYLQEQAYRLQQGIVTTTTQQMMDMICVKVQDHLNSLRFTETSPVQEDMKVAENLMKDARNSKTLLPNLYHLRSGGSKGACVGAIQDKLESMAGEVARVMDEQLQTMLVSMVDAAEGLCPNVMKRSSLRQELLKAGAGRMTVPRSFITTTLLEQSGVDIINKISEVKLSMASFLSDRIVDEILESLSRSQHTLADHLTRKVQPLLRQEPQVEAEVLDEVVLQPENHNQEQKESRDPRKKHGLEDMDTCMMTKRKSILVRMLRPVSVAFEMEFDLDKALEEVPIHVEDPLPPPPPPSQPQDRMSAYYGDLPPPPAPLDTKSVCLGELPPVEHKTLEHHTKLRPKPKKRTKPSRPPRKTTDGSAPEGAEHNSIVGKLDEGLDDFFSKKVIKLGFKLPSVRGPSSSTQEAADKKRESRKSGFFNLIKSRTSRSEKSHGAASISPPQPASSTAAPTSSSVSPVTEETTPTSSTTPMKNTGTVAEPHQELHRAPSLDHTDSEVEASPTATEPAEEEEEEGEEEEKDVENLEKKENPHIPRHIGVPVMGMDLLAEMKARQERMAIRKSESPSLLDKVDGDKAKSDVHPPAVPADADESRPEPAPRSKPPGVTPKPPPPQASKPLLGPRTSGPLNPSSPTSPRPSSTDMFDDTAEAPAGSPSAKGPLPAPRLKRAPSEQERESTGSTPAGASPLDVEFPMDGDAFEPPSAAVEPGAGGRQWSSLKGSAGPPADREDDRERAKSLPTYVRPPSLADTDLSPAEEEPPPPAAELKSDIKSEDESDSSPSV, via the exons ATGTCGGAGGAGAAGACGGACGTTCCCAGCGAGCTGCTCG AGAGTGTGCGGGAGGCGGTGGGTCGGAGGGTGAAGCTGACCCTGAGGCGCAAAGTCCAGCTGGAGGTCAAAGGTGACAAGGTGGAGAACAGAGTGCTG gcCCTGGCGTCACATCGAGCCTACCTGCTGACAGCTCGGGTCCCCTCTAAG GTCGAACACTCCTTCAGCTACTTGGATATCCAGGGAATCAGCAGCAACAAGCccactcag CTGGTGCTGGAGTACGAGCGCGGCCCATGGAGCCTCCGGCTGGGCTCGGTGGACGAGGTGGACGAGGTGATCGCTCACATCGGCAGCTGCCTTCAGAGGATCTGCCCGACCGGCTCACCAGC GAAggtgatgaggaagatgagtcTGAAGCCTCCAGAGAGGACGGCTGCCCTGCAGGCCACCTGGGAGGGGCAGGGATCAGCAGACCTGGGCCCCTGCG GCGGCTTTTCTCACCagtactggtgtgtgtgtgaccacctGGGTGTGCCGTACAGGGAGGAGGTCCAGTGG GATGTGGACACCATCTATCTCACCCAGGACACCAGGGAGCTCAACCTGCAGGACTTTATCCACCTGGAGAACAG GGATCTGGTGGCGATCATCGCAGCTCTGGAGTACAACCAGTGGTTCACTAAACTCTCCACCAAAGACTTCAAAGTG TCCAcagatgtgtgtgagcagatcCTCAGGGTGGTGGCTCGGTCCAGCCggctggaggagctggtgcTGGACAACGCCGGACTCAGAAG tGACTTCGCTCAGAAACTGGCCAGCGCTCTGTCTCATAACCCGGCCTCCACGCTGCACACACTCAGCCTGAGCAACAACTCACTGGAGGACAAAG gagtTTCTGCTCTGAGCGCTCAGCTTGCCAAGCTGCCCATGGGCCTGAAGCACCTGAACCTCTCCAGGACCTCCATGTCTCCTAAAG GTGTGAACAGCCTCTGTCAGGCTCTGTGTGCCAACCCGGCCGTCGCCACCGCCCTCACACACCTCGACCTGTCGGGGAATTCGCTCCGAGGCGACGACCTGCAG AACCTGCACAGCTTCCTGAGTCACTCAAACTGCCTGGAGACTCTGGATCTGTCCAACAGTGACTGTTCCCTGGAGCAG ATATGTGCGTCTCTGCTCAGAGGATCTTTGAAGCATCTGTCTGTCCTCAACATGTCCAAGACTGTCTTCTCTCACAG gaaATGTAAAGAAATCCCGTCGTCCTTCAAGCAGTTCTTCAGCTCTGCTCAGAATCTGAGCTCAGTCAGCCTGTCGGGAACCAGACTGCCTCTGGAGGCCCTCAA agcaTTGTTGTTGGGACTCGGCTGCAACCCAAACCTCAGTGACGTGTCTCTGGATCTCAGCTGCTGTGAg CTGCGCTCAGGAGGCTCCCAGATCCTGGAGGGCTGCGTCGCTGAGATTCCCAACATCTCCAGTCTGGACATCTCTGACAACG GTCTGGACATGGATCTGACCACCCTGCTGGTCTGGCTGGCCAAGAACCGCTCCATCAGACACCTCTCACTGGGCAAGAACTTCAATAACATCAAGTCCAA GAATGTGGCTCATGTCCTGGACAACCTGGTTCACATGATTCAAGAAGAGGATTCA CCGCTCACCTCACTGTCGCTGGCTGATTCCAAGCTGAAGGCCGACCTCTCCATCGTCCTCAACGCTCTGGGCAGCAACACCTCTCTGACCAAGGTGGACATCAGTGGGAACGCCATGGGAGACATGGGGGCCAAGATGCTAGCGAAAGCCCTGCAGATCAACTCCAAACTCAG gacagtCGTGTGGGACAGAAACAACGTCAGCCCTCAGGGTCTACAGGACGTCGCTGCTGCTTTGGAGAA GAACTACACCATTCGTTTTATGCCCATTCCCATCATGGATGCTGCTCAGGCACTGAAGGCGAGCCCAGAGAAGACGGAGGACGCCTTACTCAAG ATGGAGCAGTACCTGCTGAGAAACCACGAGACGCGTAAATACCTGCAGGAGCAGGCGTACAGGCTGCAGCAGGGGATagtcaccaccaccacacagcag ATGATGGACATGATCTGCGTGAAGGTGCAGGACCACCTGAACTCTCTGAGGTTCACAGAGACCAGCCCGGTGCAGGAGGACATGAAGGTGGCAGAGAACCTTATGAAAGATGCCAGGAACTCCAAGACG CTGCTTCCCAACCTGTACCACCTGAGGAGTGGGGGGTCCAAGGGGGCGTGTGTCGGAGCCATTCAGGACAAGCTGGAGTCGATGGCCGGAGAGGTGGCCAGGGTGATGGACGAACAGCTGCAG ACGATGCTGGTGTCCATGGTGGACGCCGCTGAAGGCCTCTGTCCTaatgtgatgaagaggagcagccttcgccaggagctgctgaaggccgGAGCAGGGAGGATGACGGTTCCTCGCAGCTTCATCACCACCACGCTGCTGGAGCAGTCCGGGGTCGACATCATCAACAAGATCAG tgaagtgaagctgaGCATGGCGTCATTTCTATCTGATCGCATCGTGGATGAGATCCTGGAGTCTCTGTCCAGGTCGCAGCACACACTG GCCGACCATCTGACCAGGAAGGTTCAGCCTCTGCTGCGCCAGGAGCCCCAGGTGGAGGCAGAGGTTCTGGATGAGGTTGTTCTGCAGCCAGAAAACCACAACCAGGAACAGAAGGAAAGCCGTGACCCCCGCAAGAAACACGGGCTGGAGGATATGGACACGTGCATG aTGACCAAGAGGAAAAGTATTCTGGTCCGGATGCTGCGCCCCGTCTCTGTGGCCTTTG AGATGGAGTTTGACCTGGACAAGGCTCTGGAGGAGGTTCCTATCCATGTTGAGgacccccttcctcctcctcctcctccttcacaaCCACAGGACAGGATGTCGGCCTACTATGGAgacctcccccctccccccgctcCACTAGACACTAAGTCTGTCTGTTTGGGCGAGCTGCCGCCTGTGGAGCACAAGACGCTGGAGCACCACACCAAACTCCGCCCAAAACCCAAGAAGAGGACCAAACCCAGCCGACCACCT CGGAAGACCACTGACGGCTCGGCGCCAGAAGGGGCCGAGCACAACAGCATCGTGGGAAAGCTGGACGAAGGCCTGGATGACTTCTTCTCCAAGAAAGTCATAAAACTCGGCTTCAA ACTCCCCAGTGTGAGAGGTCCGTCCTCCAGCACgcaggaagcagcagacaaGAAACGTGAATCCAGGAAGAGTGGCTTTTTTAACCTCATCAAATCCCGGACGTCCCGCTCCGAGAAGAGCCACGGAGCCGCCTCCATCAGTCCACCCCAGCCTGCCTCGTCCACCGCTGCTCCGACCTCTTCCTCCGTTAGCCCAGTGACTGAGGAAACGACGCCGACGTCCTCCACCACGCCCATGAAAAACACTGGCACTGTGGCGGAGCCCCATCAGGAGCTCCACAGGGCGCCGTCCTTGGACCACACAGATTCTGAGGTGGAGGCCTCTCCTACCGCCACTGaacctgctgaggaggaggaggaggagggggaggaggaggagaaagatgtGGAGAAtttggagaagaaggagaaccCCCACATTCCACGCCATATTGGAGTTCCTGTGATGGGCATGGACCTGCTGGCTGAGATGAAGGCCAGACAGGAGAGAATGGCTATAAGGAAG TCTGAGTCGCCATCCTTGCTGGACAAAGTGGACGGTGACAAAG CCAAGTCAGACGTCCACCCCCCCGCTGTTCCGGCAGATGCTGATGAGTCCAGACCGGAGCCGGCTCCCAGGTCAAAACCACCCGGCGTCACCCCCAAACCACCCCCACCCCAGGCCTCTAAGCCCCTACTGGGGCCCCGCACCTCTGGGCCCCTCAATCCTTCCAGCCCAACCAGTCCCAGGCCGAGCAGCACCGACATGTTCG acgACACTGCTGAGGCTCCAGCAGGCAGCCCGTCTGCCAAAGGACCACTTCCTGCCCCTCGCCTGAAGAGGGCGCCgtcagagcaggagagagagagcaccgGCAGCACTCCTGCAGGAGCGTCTCCTCTGGACG ttGAGTTTCCCATGGACGGCGATGCGTTCGAGCCCCCCAGTGCAGCGGTTGAGCCCGGCGCTGGTGGCAGACAGTGGTCGTCTCTGAAGGGATCAGCCGGTCCTCCCGCTGACCGGGAGGACGATCGAGAGCGAGCCAAGTCCCTCCCCACCTACG tGAGGCCTCCCTCTCTGGCAGACACTGATCTCAGTCCAGCTGAGGAGGAGCCCCCCCCTCCGGCCGCTGAGCTCAAGTCTGACATCAAATCAGAGGACGAGTCCGACAGCAGTCCTTCAGTGTGA